The following proteins are co-located in the Palaemon carinicauda isolate YSFRI2023 chromosome 3, ASM3689809v2, whole genome shotgun sequence genome:
- the LOC137638468 gene encoding retinol dehydrogenase 11-like, with protein sequence MWLWITGIICFVVAVRVIYKRRSGVCTSKKLLDGKTAIVTGSSAGIGKETARDLARRGARVILACRNVQKAQKVADEIIGTTGNGQVFVKQLDTSDLASVRNFAKEIIDTEKELHILVNNAGILSPSVKTLTADGLELTMATNHFGHFLLTNMLLDLLKKSAPSRVVNVSSDGHLLCKDMVIDDLNYEKRPYPSSLACYGQTKLANILFTVELAESLKGTGVTTNSLHPGCVNTDIFYKTEKGITRYMFGYLFQLMAKDEALGAQTTIHLAVSEEVENISGEYFADCKISKRSDLAKDRGLAKKLWEMSEMAVSLTQEDLHYAGK encoded by the exons ATGTGGCTCTGGATCACTGGAATTATTTGCTTTGTTGTGGCCGTTCGGGTCATATACAAAAGAAGGTCAGGGGTCTGCACATCCAAGAAGTTGTTGGATGGCAAAACTGCCATAGTAACTGGATCCTCTGCAG GTATTGGCAAAGAAACAGCCAGAGACCTTGCTCGCCGAGGGGCACGTGTCATTCTCGCATGCAGAAATGTGCAAAAGGCACAAAAAGTTGCCG ATGAAATCATTGGAACGACTGGAAATGGCCAAGTCTTCGTCAAGCAACTTGACACCTCGGACCTCGCCTCCGTCAGGAACTTCGCCAAGGAAATTATCGACACTGAAAAGGAACTTCACATTCTG GTGAATAATGCAGGAATATTATCTCCCTCGGTGAAAACTCTAACTGCTGATGGTCTGGAACTGACGATGGCAACCAATCACTTCGGGCACTTCCTTCTGACCAACATGCTTTTAG ATCTTCTGAAGAAAAGTGCCCCAAGCAGGGTCGTCAACGTCTCCTCAGATGGCCATTTGTTATGTAAAGATATGGTAATAGATGACCTGAATTACGAGAAGAGACCCTATCCCAGCAGTCTCGCGTGTTACGGACAAACCAAATTAGCCAATATTCTCTTCACTGTAGAATTGGCAGAGAGCTTGAAAGGAACAG GAGTAACGACAAACAGCCTACATCCTGGATGCGTGAATACTGATATCTTTTACAAAACGGAAAAAGGGATAACCCGTTATATGTTTGGATATCTCTTCCAACTGATGGCAAAG gacGAGGCGCTTGGTGCTCAAACTACAATCCACTTGGCGGTGTCAGAAGAGGTGGAAAATATCTCTGGAGAATACTTTGCTGATTGCAAG ATTTCAAAAAGATCAGATCTGGCCAAAGATCGTGGATTGGCCAAGAAACTTTGGGAGATGAGTGAAATGGCAGTAAGTCTTACTCAGGAAGACCTCCATTACGCCGGGAAGTAG